The following are encoded in a window of Arthrobacter sp. NicSoilB4 genomic DNA:
- a CDS encoding SRPBCC domain-containing protein, whose protein sequence is MSEHVTAGPATAGQGEPPTSTEDLMLVITREFQAPIARVWSALTDPEQAPAWWGPRGFHTPRESIDADPEVGGLYRACMVQDSTGDELWWSGVHTDIEPPNLLVFTHAWDKPDGTRGFETEVTFQLDELDGGTRMTFIQGPFETIDSRDAHGVGWRESFDRLAEHLRRSP, encoded by the coding sequence ATGTCCGAGCATGTCACCGCTGGTCCGGCAACGGCCGGCCAGGGTGAGCCCCCCACTTCGACCGAAGACCTCATGCTGGTCATTACCCGCGAATTCCAGGCCCCCATTGCCCGGGTGTGGTCCGCATTGACCGACCCGGAGCAGGCACCGGCGTGGTGGGGACCGCGGGGCTTCCACACTCCGCGCGAGAGCATCGACGCGGATCCGGAGGTCGGCGGCCTTTACCGGGCCTGCATGGTCCAGGACAGCACGGGAGACGAGCTCTGGTGGAGCGGCGTCCACACGGACATCGAGCCACCCAATCTCCTGGTGTTCACCCATGCCTGGGACAAGCCGGACGGGACCCGCGGCTTTGAGACCGAGGTGACCTTCCAACTGGACGAGCTCGACGGCGGCACCCGGATGACGTTTATCCAGGGCCCCTTCGAAACGATCGACAGCCGCGACGCCCACGGCGTCGGCTGGCGCGAGTCCTTCGACCGCCTCGCCGAACACCTCCGCCGCAGCCCCTGA
- a CDS encoding YccF domain-containing protein, protein MKTLLNIIWLLFGGLWLALGYFAAGVICCLLIVTIPWGLASFRIANYALWPFGRTVVDRPGGTGLFSLLGNVIWLLVAGIWIAIAHVVTAFAMAITIVGIPLAIANLKLIPVSLMPLGKQIVPTDRPFVTTYSKAYR, encoded by the coding sequence ATGAAGACATTGCTTAACATCATCTGGCTGCTCTTTGGCGGGCTGTGGCTCGCGCTCGGATACTTCGCAGCCGGGGTCATCTGCTGCCTGCTGATCGTCACCATCCCGTGGGGGCTCGCATCGTTCCGCATCGCCAACTATGCGCTCTGGCCGTTCGGCCGCACGGTAGTGGACAGGCCGGGCGGAACCGGGCTGTTCTCCCTGCTCGGGAACGTCATCTGGTTGCTTGTCGCCGGCATTTGGATCGCGATCGCCCACGTGGTGACCGCTTTTGCCATGGCCATCACCATTGTCGGCATCCCGCTGGCCATCGCCAACCTCAAGCTCATTCCGGTCTCGCTTATGCCCCTGGGCAAACAGATCGTCCCGACTGACAGGCCCTTCGTGACGACCTACAGCAAGGCCTACCGCTAG
- a CDS encoding LPXTG cell wall anchor domain-containing protein yields the protein MPALLKFALIVALVLLVVGIVVEAVQFLLYVGLLVLAGAGILFFLRRSRISR from the coding sequence ATGCCTGCACTCCTGAAGTTTGCCCTGATCGTTGCGCTCGTCCTGCTGGTGGTCGGGATTGTTGTGGAGGCCGTGCAGTTCCTGCTCTATGTGGGCCTCCTGGTCCTGGCGGGTGCCGGCATCCTGTTCTTCCTGCGCCGCTCGCGCATCTCCCGCTGA
- a CDS encoding YceI family protein has translation MTLPQGLTPGVWTLDMSHSEVGFSVRHAGISKVRGRFNEATAEARVRDSLADASLHASIKTASFDSGDANRDAHVRGEDFFDVEKYPEMTFRATGIRGDGEDYVLTGDLTIRDVTKPIELEVEFTGVAVDPFGATRAGFSAEADISRKAFGLTWNAALEAGGLLVSDKVKINVEAAMVKQA, from the coding sequence GTGACTCTGCCCCAAGGTTTGACCCCCGGCGTCTGGACGCTGGACATGTCCCACAGCGAAGTGGGTTTCAGCGTCCGGCACGCTGGCATCAGCAAAGTCCGCGGCCGCTTCAATGAGGCGACTGCCGAGGCCAGGGTGCGGGACTCCCTGGCGGATGCCAGCCTCCATGCGAGCATCAAGACCGCCAGCTTTGATTCCGGCGATGCCAACCGCGACGCCCACGTCCGCGGCGAAGACTTCTTCGACGTCGAGAAGTATCCGGAGATGACATTCCGCGCCACGGGGATCCGGGGCGACGGCGAGGACTACGTGCTGACCGGCGACCTGACCATCCGCGACGTCACCAAGCCCATCGAGCTGGAGGTCGAGTTCACCGGCGTCGCTGTTGACCCGTTCGGCGCCACCCGTGCGGGGTTCAGCGCGGAGGCGGACATCAGCCGCAAGGCTTTCGGCCTGACCTGGAATGCTGCCCTCGAAGCGGGCGGGCTGCTGGTCAGCGACAAGGTCAAGATCAATGTCGAGGCCGCCATGGTGAAGCAGGCCTAG
- a CDS encoding LLM class flavin-dependent oxidoreductase translates to MKRIGFLSFGHWGPGEGSRTRTARDALLQGIELAVAAEELGVDGAFFRVHHFARQQASPFPLLAAVAARTSRIEMGTGVIDMRYENPLYMAEEAAATDLISGGRLQLGISRGSPEPARDGAAAFGHVPADGETAADMARRHTAMFRRAISGAGMAEAEPRYAGGGSGLLPVQPHSAGLGERIWWGAGSRATAVWTAEQGMNLMSSTLLTEDTGVPFDQLQAEQIGMFRRAWADAGHSHEPRVSVSRSVLPIVDDEDRRFFGLSALREKLDQVGVIDGLVARFGRSYVGEPDAIAEELAADAAVRDADTLLLTVPNQLGVDFNAKLLGTVVRHIAPAIGWAPKPRL, encoded by the coding sequence ATGAAGCGCATCGGATTCCTGTCCTTCGGGCATTGGGGGCCCGGCGAGGGATCCCGCACCCGGACCGCCCGCGACGCCCTGCTGCAGGGCATTGAACTGGCCGTCGCCGCCGAGGAACTGGGCGTGGACGGCGCGTTCTTCCGCGTGCACCACTTCGCCCGGCAGCAGGCCTCCCCGTTCCCGCTGCTGGCCGCCGTCGCCGCCCGGACCAGCCGGATCGAAATGGGAACCGGCGTAATCGACATGCGCTACGAAAACCCGCTGTACATGGCCGAGGAGGCCGCCGCGACGGATCTGATCAGCGGCGGGCGGCTGCAGCTGGGGATCAGCCGCGGCTCACCCGAACCCGCCCGCGACGGCGCCGCCGCCTTCGGCCACGTGCCCGCCGACGGCGAAACCGCGGCGGACATGGCCAGGAGGCACACCGCGATGTTCCGCCGCGCGATCTCCGGGGCCGGGATGGCGGAGGCCGAGCCGCGCTACGCCGGCGGCGGGTCCGGGCTGCTGCCCGTGCAGCCGCACTCCGCGGGCCTCGGCGAGCGGATCTGGTGGGGCGCCGGCTCGCGCGCCACCGCCGTCTGGACCGCGGAACAGGGCATGAACCTGATGAGCTCCACGCTGCTCACCGAGGACACCGGTGTGCCGTTCGACCAGCTCCAGGCCGAGCAGATCGGCATGTTCCGCCGGGCCTGGGCCGACGCCGGCCATTCCCACGAGCCGCGCGTATCGGTGAGCCGCAGCGTTCTGCCGATCGTCGACGACGAGGACCGGAGGTTCTTCGGCCTCAGCGCCCTGCGGGAAAAACTCGACCAGGTCGGCGTGATTGACGGGCTGGTGGCCCGGTTCGGCCGGAGCTACGTCGGCGAGCCGGACGCCATCGCCGAGGAGCTGGCCGCCGACGCGGCCGTGCGGGACGCCGACACCCTGCTGCTCACGGTCCCCAACCAGCTCGGCGTGGACTTCAACGCCAAGCTGCTGGGCACAGTGGTCCGGCACATCGCCCCGGCGATCGGCTGGGCGCCGAAGCCCCGGTTGTAG
- a CDS encoding phosphoribosylanthranilate isomerase has translation MFVKVCGLSTPESVQAAAGAGADAVGFVLTGSPREVTPAQARELLAHVPAGLPAVGVFRHEAAADAVVRAREAGLDWVQLHGDRTPEDVRTVHDAGCKLIRAVTMSAAPDAFADWGEDLLLIDAAVPGSGEAWDYASVRDKGLAGRNWLLAGGLDPANVAGAASQAGAWGVDVSSGVESSRGVKDLAKIRAFLAAAKSLAATS, from the coding sequence ATGTTCGTCAAGGTATGCGGGCTCAGCACCCCCGAGTCGGTCCAGGCCGCGGCAGGGGCCGGGGCGGACGCTGTCGGCTTCGTCCTGACCGGCAGCCCCCGCGAAGTGACGCCGGCGCAGGCACGGGAACTCCTGGCCCACGTCCCGGCCGGACTCCCCGCCGTCGGCGTCTTCCGGCACGAAGCCGCGGCGGACGCCGTCGTCCGGGCCCGCGAGGCCGGACTGGACTGGGTCCAGCTTCACGGGGACCGCACGCCCGAAGACGTGCGCACGGTGCATGACGCCGGGTGCAAGCTCATCAGGGCCGTCACCATGTCCGCCGCGCCGGACGCGTTCGCCGACTGGGGCGAGGACCTGCTCCTGATCGACGCCGCCGTCCCGGGTTCCGGCGAGGCCTGGGACTACGCCTCGGTCCGCGACAAAGGGCTGGCAGGACGGAACTGGCTTCTGGCCGGCGGGCTCGATCCCGCGAACGTCGCCGGGGCCGCCTCGCAGGCAGGCGCCTGGGGCGTGGACGTCTCCTCCGGTGTCGAGTCCTCCCGCGGGGTGAAGGACCTGGCCAAAATCCGGGCCTTCTTGGCGGCGGCCAAGTCCCTGGCCGCGACAAGCTGA
- a CDS encoding HutD family protein gives MEIIRFAELKAQPWRNGGGVTREVASHTASTSSAESPGPNGGWDWRVSIADVSKAGDFSAFPGMDRVLTVVEGELLLLSVDGAEHPLEKYRPYRFSGDAATSGALPTGDIRDLNVITRTGAFKGYTSIVELSKKRAHPVFEGQLGILLQGQAAVTPGAAAAGPAAATEPTTLARYDAVVGSDTDTPEILGRGFLAVVSIDRVED, from the coding sequence ATGGAGATCATCCGCTTTGCCGAGCTGAAAGCCCAACCCTGGCGCAACGGCGGCGGGGTGACCCGCGAAGTGGCCAGCCATACGGCGTCGACGTCTTCCGCAGAAAGCCCGGGGCCCAACGGCGGCTGGGACTGGCGGGTGAGCATCGCCGACGTCTCCAAGGCAGGCGACTTCTCGGCGTTCCCCGGCATGGACCGCGTCCTCACCGTGGTGGAGGGCGAACTGCTGCTGCTGAGCGTCGACGGCGCGGAGCACCCGCTGGAGAAGTACCGCCCGTACCGGTTCTCCGGCGACGCCGCGACGTCCGGGGCGCTGCCGACGGGCGACATCCGCGACCTGAACGTCATCACCCGCACCGGCGCCTTCAAGGGCTACACCTCCATCGTCGAGCTCTCCAAGAAGCGGGCGCATCCGGTGTTCGAGGGCCAGCTGGGAATCCTGCTGCAAGGCCAGGCCGCGGTCACGCCCGGCGCGGCCGCCGCCGGACCGGCCGCAGCCACCGAGCCCACAACGCTCGCCCGCTATGACGCCGTCGTCGGATCCGACACCGACACCCCGGAGATCCTGGGCCGCGGGTTCCTGGCCGTTGTGTCGATCGACCGCGTCGAGGATTAG
- a CDS encoding ABC transporter permease, whose translation MRLSRSAKVILGVVTALVFLFIYVPLLLVVVNSFNADRTFGWPPQGFTLEWWGRALDSAGVREAVVSSLWVAAVSTLISLVLGTLLALALLRYKFFGRDVISLLVILPIALPGIVTGIALNNMFTTILGVSLSMWTVVIAHATFCMVTVFNNVIARLRRMQSGLEEASADLGAGVFTTFRLVTFPQLRSALLAGGLLAFALSFDEIIVTTFTIGAGDTTLPIWILQNLFRPNQAPVVNVVAVVLIVVSIVPIWLAQRLSQDSVGIGGTRVKATEG comes from the coding sequence ATGAGACTTTCCCGAAGCGCCAAAGTCATCCTCGGCGTCGTCACCGCGCTGGTGTTCCTGTTCATCTATGTCCCGCTGCTGCTGGTTGTGGTGAACTCCTTCAACGCGGACCGGACCTTCGGCTGGCCGCCGCAGGGGTTCACGCTGGAGTGGTGGGGGCGGGCCCTGGACTCCGCCGGCGTCCGCGAGGCCGTGGTCTCCTCGCTGTGGGTGGCGGCGGTCTCGACGCTCATTTCGCTGGTGCTGGGGACGCTCCTGGCGTTGGCGTTGCTGCGCTACAAATTCTTCGGCCGGGACGTGATCAGCCTGCTCGTGATCCTGCCGATCGCGCTGCCCGGCATCGTCACCGGCATCGCCCTGAACAACATGTTCACGACGATCCTGGGGGTCTCGCTGAGCATGTGGACCGTGGTGATCGCGCACGCCACGTTCTGCATGGTGACAGTGTTCAACAACGTCATTGCGCGGCTGCGCCGGATGCAAAGCGGACTGGAAGAGGCGTCCGCAGATCTGGGCGCCGGCGTGTTCACCACGTTCCGGCTGGTCACGTTCCCGCAGCTCCGCTCCGCCCTGCTGGCCGGCGGGCTGCTGGCCTTCGCGCTGAGCTTCGACGAGATCATCGTGACGACGTTTACCATCGGCGCCGGGGACACCACCCTGCCGATCTGGATCCTGCAGAACCTCTTCCGGCCCAACCAGGCGCCGGTGGTCAACGTCGTGGCCGTCGTCCTGATCGTCGTCTCGATCGTGCCGATCTGGCTCGCGCAGCGCCTGTCCCAGGATTCGGTGGGTATCGGCGGCACACGTGTGAAGGCTACTGAGGGCTAA
- a CDS encoding ABC transporter permease: MALQTQHPVPGAPPARAAVPRPKAHRFSALLHRSPNLRLAGLVTAPAGWLVLVYIAALAALLITAFWTVDTFTGKVSTDWTTENIVTVLTDPVYQRITLRTLWIAIAVTLIDLVLALPMAFFIAKVASPRWQKLLVVAVLMPLWASYLVKAYAWRNVLADGGLLEWLGAPVGLESPGYGETAVILTLAYIWLPFMILPIYAGFDRVPDTLLEASGDLGAKPLATMRLVMFPLLVPSIIAGTIFTFSLSLGDYITAQIVGGTTQMLGTVVYANVGAANNLPFAAAVSLVPIAIITLYLFIVRRSGALNSL, from the coding sequence ATGGCGCTCCAGACGCAGCACCCGGTCCCCGGGGCGCCGCCCGCACGTGCCGCGGTGCCCCGGCCCAAGGCCCACAGGTTCTCGGCGCTGCTGCACCGCTCGCCGAACCTTCGGCTGGCGGGGCTGGTTACCGCCCCGGCCGGCTGGCTGGTGCTCGTCTACATCGCGGCTCTGGCGGCGCTGCTGATTACCGCGTTCTGGACCGTGGACACCTTCACCGGCAAGGTGTCCACGGACTGGACCACCGAAAATATCGTGACAGTCCTGACCGATCCGGTCTACCAGCGGATCACCCTGCGGACACTGTGGATCGCGATCGCCGTGACCCTGATCGACCTGGTCCTCGCGCTGCCCATGGCGTTCTTTATCGCCAAGGTGGCCAGTCCCCGCTGGCAGAAGCTGCTGGTAGTGGCGGTGCTGATGCCGCTGTGGGCCAGCTACCTCGTCAAGGCCTACGCGTGGCGCAATGTGCTGGCCGACGGCGGGCTGCTGGAGTGGCTGGGGGCACCGGTCGGGCTGGAGTCGCCGGGGTACGGCGAAACCGCGGTGATCCTGACTCTGGCCTACATCTGGCTGCCGTTTATGATCCTGCCGATCTACGCGGGGTTCGACCGGGTCCCCGATACGCTGCTGGAAGCCTCCGGCGACCTCGGCGCCAAGCCACTGGCCACCATGCGCCTGGTCATGTTCCCCCTGCTGGTCCCCTCCATCATTGCCGGGACGATCTTCACGTTCTCGCTCTCGCTGGGGGACTACATCACGGCCCAGATTGTCGGCGGCACCACCCAGATGCTCGGCACCGTGGTCTACGCGAACGTTGGGGCCGCGAACAACCTGCCGTTCGCCGCGGCCGTCTCGCTGGTCCCGATTGCCATCATCACGCTGTACCTCTTCATCGTCCGGCGCTCCGGCGCCCTCAACAGCCTGTGA
- a CDS encoding ABC transporter substrate-binding protein, which translates to MASRNRASLVVGVAAAAALVLAGCGTTGGGSATQSAQPVKSEIGPGEGQLSILGWPGYAEDGSNDPAVDWVTPFETETGCKVNFKPFGTSDEAVTLMRTGQYDVVSASGDASLRLIAGNNVEPVNMSLLKNYADVYPFLKDKAWNTVDGKNYGMPHGWGANLLMYSVDSVTPAPTSWRAVFDDAAQHSGKVTAYDSPIYIADAAVYLMAHKPELGIKNPYALDKDQLAASVDLLKEQRKHIGEYWSDVVKEVQAFASGSTVVGTTWQVGANIASANGTNVETLLPEEGATGWSDTWMISSESKNKNCAYLWLDYIASPKANAAVAEFFGESPANPKACDLTADKAHCETYHSGDEAYAKQIWYWTTPVAKCLDGRTDVQCTDYSAWTKAWTEIKG; encoded by the coding sequence ATGGCATCAAGGAACAGGGCCTCCCTGGTGGTTGGGGTGGCCGCGGCGGCAGCCCTCGTACTGGCGGGCTGCGGCACCACCGGCGGGGGATCTGCCACCCAGTCCGCGCAGCCGGTCAAGTCTGAAATCGGCCCGGGCGAAGGGCAGCTCTCCATCCTCGGCTGGCCGGGTTACGCCGAAGACGGCAGCAACGACCCCGCCGTCGACTGGGTGACGCCCTTCGAGACCGAGACCGGGTGCAAGGTGAACTTCAAGCCCTTCGGCACCTCGGACGAAGCCGTCACCCTGATGCGCACCGGTCAGTACGACGTCGTCTCGGCGTCCGGCGACGCCTCGCTGCGGCTGATTGCCGGCAACAATGTGGAGCCGGTCAACATGAGCCTGCTGAAGAACTACGCCGACGTGTACCCGTTCCTGAAGGACAAGGCCTGGAACACCGTGGACGGCAAGAATTACGGGATGCCGCACGGCTGGGGAGCCAACCTGCTGATGTACTCCGTGGATAGCGTCACCCCGGCGCCCACCTCCTGGAGGGCCGTGTTCGACGACGCAGCCCAGCACAGCGGCAAGGTCACTGCCTACGACTCGCCGATTTACATTGCCGACGCCGCCGTGTACCTGATGGCCCACAAGCCGGAGCTCGGCATCAAGAACCCCTACGCGCTGGACAAGGACCAGCTCGCGGCCTCGGTTGACCTGCTGAAAGAGCAGCGCAAGCACATCGGCGAGTACTGGAGCGACGTCGTCAAGGAGGTCCAGGCCTTCGCCAGCGGCAGCACGGTGGTCGGCACCACCTGGCAGGTGGGCGCGAACATCGCCAGTGCGAACGGGACCAACGTGGAGACGCTGCTCCCCGAAGAGGGGGCCACCGGCTGGTCGGACACCTGGATGATCAGTTCGGAGTCCAAGAACAAGAACTGCGCCTACCTGTGGCTCGATTACATCGCCAGCCCCAAGGCCAATGCGGCAGTGGCGGAGTTCTTCGGGGAATCGCCGGCCAACCCCAAGGCCTGTGACCTGACCGCGGACAAGGCACACTGCGAGACCTACCATTCCGGCGACGAGGCCTACGCGAAGCAGATCTGGTACTGGACCACCCCGGTGGCCAAGTGCCTGGACGGCCGAACAGACGTCCAATGCACGGACTACTCGGCGTGGACGAAGGCCTGGACCGAGATTAAGGGCTGA
- a CDS encoding ABC transporter ATP-binding protein: protein MTETLAAGRHTGTDAVPAIRLRKLTKVFGDTVAVNAVDLDIRQGEFFSMLGPSGSGKTTVLRLIAGFELPTSGSIELEGKDVTGMAPFERNLNTVFQDYALFPHMSLIDNVAYGLRVRGMPRKERHERAREALERVQLAKFVGRKPAQLSGGQRQRVALARALVVQPKVLLLDEPLGALDLKLRQQMQVELKELQRSLGITFIFVTHDQEEALTMSDRIGVFNNGSLEQIGTAHEIYERPGGAFVANFVGTSNIFDAGLAQKLYGRAEQVCIRPERLRLSWAAVPEPRDGVTSLPGTVTSLVYVGHATQVRVQLDDGPVVVVLAPETLPGGDAELLDRRVAVSWDDDDAVWLPSGGS from the coding sequence ATGACCGAAACGCTCGCAGCCGGCCGGCACACGGGAACGGACGCGGTTCCGGCGATCCGCCTGCGGAAACTCACCAAAGTCTTCGGCGACACCGTCGCCGTCAACGCCGTGGACCTGGACATCCGCCAGGGCGAGTTCTTCTCGATGCTGGGACCGTCAGGCTCCGGCAAAACCACTGTCCTGCGCCTGATCGCAGGCTTCGAGCTGCCCACCTCCGGAAGCATCGAACTCGAGGGCAAGGACGTCACCGGAATGGCGCCTTTCGAACGGAACCTCAACACCGTTTTCCAGGACTACGCGCTGTTCCCGCACATGTCCCTCATCGACAACGTCGCCTACGGCCTGCGCGTGCGCGGAATGCCCAGGAAGGAGCGCCACGAGCGGGCCCGCGAAGCCCTGGAACGCGTGCAGCTGGCGAAGTTCGTGGGGCGCAAGCCCGCCCAGCTCTCCGGCGGCCAGCGCCAGCGCGTGGCCCTGGCACGGGCGCTGGTGGTGCAGCCCAAGGTCCTGCTGCTGGACGAGCCGCTCGGCGCACTGGACCTGAAGCTCCGGCAGCAGATGCAGGTGGAACTCAAGGAACTGCAGCGCTCGCTCGGGATCACCTTCATCTTCGTCACCCATGACCAAGAGGAGGCCCTGACCATGAGCGACCGGATCGGCGTGTTCAATAACGGAAGCCTGGAGCAGATCGGCACGGCACACGAGATCTACGAGCGCCCCGGCGGTGCATTCGTGGCCAACTTCGTCGGCACCTCCAACATCTTCGACGCCGGCCTCGCCCAGAAACTCTACGGCCGCGCGGAGCAGGTTTGCATCCGGCCCGAGCGGCTGCGCCTGTCCTGGGCGGCCGTCCCGGAACCGCGCGACGGCGTCACCTCCCTTCCCGGAACCGTCACGTCGCTCGTCTACGTGGGGCACGCCACCCAGGTCCGGGTGCAGCTCGACGACGGTCCCGTCGTCGTCGTGCTGGCACCCGAAACGCTGCCCGGCGGCGACGCAGAACTGCTGGACCGGCGCGTCGCGGTGAGCTGGGACGACGACGACGCCGTCTGGCTGCCGTCCGGCGGTTCCTGA
- a CDS encoding GntR family transcriptional regulator: protein MLLTPQGASRSLAAVFTPIKSRGLVDEVCGRIEQAVETGLLTSGQRLPNETELAAALGVSAVTAREALSQLRTSGIIRTARGRNGGSFIADDVLPSRERALDQLRELTRLQISDLGLHYQAIAAACAGVAARRSDAADMAILRSFIPTADADPLHWRLALSEFLLEVAAIARSARLARELIRLQADLGTLTLLPCADSGYRATTAVLLEEVAAAVEFHQPSAAEAAVKALVTATTDWLLNEQSKRY from the coding sequence ATGCTGCTGACACCGCAGGGCGCCTCGCGGAGCCTGGCGGCCGTGTTCACTCCCATCAAGTCCCGGGGGCTGGTGGACGAGGTCTGCGGCCGGATTGAGCAGGCCGTGGAAACCGGGCTGCTCACCAGCGGCCAGCGGCTGCCCAATGAAACGGAACTCGCCGCCGCCCTGGGAGTCTCCGCGGTGACGGCCCGCGAGGCGCTGTCCCAGCTGCGGACCTCTGGCATCATCCGCACGGCCCGGGGCCGCAACGGCGGAAGCTTCATTGCGGATGACGTCCTGCCCTCCCGGGAACGCGCCTTGGACCAGCTGCGCGAACTGACCCGGCTCCAGATCAGCGACCTGGGACTGCACTACCAGGCCATTGCCGCCGCCTGCGCCGGCGTTGCGGCGCGGCGCTCGGACGCCGCCGACATGGCGATCCTGCGTTCCTTCATCCCCACCGCGGACGCGGATCCGTTGCACTGGCGGCTGGCCCTCTCGGAGTTCCTGCTCGAGGTGGCCGCCATCGCCCGCTCGGCCAGGCTGGCCCGGGAACTGATCCGGCTGCAGGCAGACCTGGGCACCCTCACGCTGCTGCCCTGCGCCGACTCCGGCTACCGTGCGACGACGGCGGTCCTCCTCGAGGAGGTCGCGGCCGCCGTCGAATTTCACCAACCGTCAGCCGCGGAAGCGGCAGTAAAAGCACTCGTGACCGCAACCACGGACTGGCTGCTGAATGAGCAGTCGAAACGCTACTGA
- a CDS encoding cache domain-containing protein, producing MSETTASPGTITLHAGELDAAITGIEGRLAAWAAETGTALAALSAKVTGTAVDKLIRPVVEELVRTPDGYVAGAGFLANAGLLGPERSYIAWWQGEELEHVDALANFSPNSISRYVKSEWFRIPVETGQAHVTGPYVDFLCTDEYVLTFTHPVFCRPDGPVAGIVGMDVTVQRLERGAMPVLRRIGERATLVNSDGRAIVSAASDIAAGDLAAAEEGCSVYAVGRTFRIWSGATAL from the coding sequence ATGTCTGAAACCACCGCCTCCCCCGGCACGATCACCCTGCACGCCGGGGAACTCGACGCCGCCATCACCGGCATCGAGGGCAGGCTGGCGGCGTGGGCAGCGGAAACGGGGACCGCGCTGGCGGCCCTCTCCGCGAAGGTCACCGGCACCGCCGTGGACAAGCTCATCCGGCCGGTGGTCGAAGAACTGGTCCGGACTCCGGACGGCTACGTTGCCGGCGCAGGCTTCCTCGCCAACGCGGGTCTGCTGGGGCCGGAACGCAGCTACATCGCTTGGTGGCAGGGCGAGGAGCTGGAGCATGTGGACGCCCTCGCCAACTTCAGCCCCAACTCCATCAGCCGGTACGTCAAGTCCGAGTGGTTCCGCATCCCGGTGGAAACCGGACAAGCCCACGTCACCGGACCCTACGTCGATTTCCTCTGCACGGACGAGTACGTCCTGACCTTCACGCACCCGGTGTTCTGCCGCCCGGACGGGCCGGTGGCGGGCATTGTGGGGATGGACGTCACCGTGCAGCGGCTGGAGCGCGGCGCCATGCCCGTGCTGCGCCGGATCGGGGAACGGGCCACGCTGGTGAACTCCGACGGCCGCGCCATCGTCTCGGCAGCCTCAGACATCGCCGCCGGGGACCTCGCCGCGGCCGAGGAGGGCTGCAGCGTCTACGCCGTGGGCCGGACGTTCCGGATCTGGAGCGGCGCGACCGCGCTCTGA
- a CDS encoding SMR family transporter, with protein sequence MSWLILILSGSLEAVWAAALHRTAQATGRRRIAPAAVFLVSVLASTGGLAVAMQSIPTGTAYAVWVGVGVVLTSAYAMVSKVEPATAARILLLGGIVACVAGLKVVA encoded by the coding sequence ATGTCGTGGTTAATTCTTATTCTTTCGGGCTCGTTGGAAGCCGTCTGGGCCGCAGCCCTGCACCGGACAGCGCAGGCCACAGGCCGCCGCCGGATTGCGCCGGCCGCCGTCTTCCTTGTCTCCGTGCTCGCCAGCACCGGCGGGCTCGCCGTCGCCATGCAGTCCATCCCCACTGGAACCGCCTACGCCGTCTGGGTGGGCGTCGGCGTCGTGCTGACCTCCGCCTACGCCATGGTCAGCAAAGTGGAGCCTGCGACGGCGGCGCGGATCCTGCTGCTCGGCGGGATCGTCGCGTGCGTTGCCGGCCTGAAGGTGGTGGCGTAG
- a CDS encoding multidrug efflux SMR transporter has product MRTPKSATEAPATTLSWLILLASAVLEAVWATALGLSDGFTQPLPTLVFALTATLSMVGLGLAVKSIPLGTAYAVWVGIGAALTVGWAMATGVEPASPLKLLFIAGIVGCAAGLKLLPAGKSEPAAALPPS; this is encoded by the coding sequence ATGCGTACGCCCAAATCGGCAACCGAAGCCCCGGCAACGACCCTTTCCTGGCTCATCCTGCTCGCTTCCGCCGTACTGGAGGCGGTCTGGGCCACGGCCCTGGGCCTCTCCGACGGCTTCACCCAACCCCTGCCCACCCTCGTGTTCGCGCTGACCGCGACCCTGAGCATGGTGGGGCTGGGCCTGGCCGTGAAAAGCATCCCGCTCGGCACGGCCTACGCCGTCTGGGTGGGGATCGGCGCGGCGCTCACGGTCGGCTGGGCGATGGCGACCGGCGTCGAACCGGCCAGCCCGCTCAAGTTGCTGTTCATCGCCGGGATCGTCGGCTGCGCGGCTGGGCTGAAGCTCCTGCCAGCCGGGAAATCCGAGCCTGCCGCAGCGCTCCCGCCCAGTTAG